The DNA region TCATAAAGAAGATCGTGCAACCCTTGAGAGCTTGGGTCTGACATCCGCTGAAGATTTTGCATTAGGAAAAGAGGAAGGTGACTTTTTCATTTACGAAATAGCAATGAAAAATGGTGCCATTAGTGTTAATGGTCAAACGATTCAGTAAATTATAATGACACAACCAATACCCAAAACGAATATTTTCGCACTGGCTCTTGGGGATACTTTTTCTCCAAGAGTTTTGCTGATTTCTCTCCTCTCTTTTATTCTCACACTCTTCGTCTTTATTGGAGCTATTTGGCTTCTTTTTGGAGGTGTTGGTGCTTTGTCTGCATGGATTGCACAGAGTTTACAGAGTTTTGAAGGCAGTGTGGAACAGAGTTGGTTTTTGAGTATGATTTCACTCCTTTTCATCACCAAAACGATTGTAGCCATTCTCTTTTTCTTTACGTCTGCTATGGTTGTTTACTATCTTTTTTTGATGGTCTATTCGGTGATTGTTGGACTTTTTGCAAGCTATTTTATCAAAGAGATAGGCATACTCTATTATCCTAGTGTGGCATTTCGAGGCATTGGTTTGCTTAGTTACGTGTGGATAGTGCTTAAAACGCTTTTGTGGACAACATTGATGTTTTTGCTACTTTCACCTTTAGTTTTTATTCCACTCTTTAACTTTGTGCTTTTAGTGCCTGTATTTTATCTGTTTCATAAACTTTTGGTGCTAGATGTCGCTTCAATGATTAATTCTAAAGAAGAGTATTTGGCGTTGAAGAAATTATATGCGGGGCAAATGAGAGGGATTTCTTTGATCTGCTTTGCCCTAACGGTGATTCCTTTTTTAGGGGTTGTGATCTATCCGTACTATGTAATTGTCATGAGTCACTTTCTGTTTCGTAAAACAGAGGAGTTACGAGCCCTTTAACAGAGCTCGAAAATTCCTTTTTGTCTATTTTTATAGATACTTCCATGGCTGGCAATTGCCCCATGCATGGCAAGATTGACCCCATTTTTTTCTCGGCACATTAAATCACCCAACGCCATCATGAAATTGCTGGTTGCTTCAACGGTATCAATGCTAAAAGGCACCATGGCACCTGTGAGGGTAATGATCTTATCTTTTACATGTAACGCTAAAAAAGTAGCGGTAACATCCATGGTATCCGTACCATGAACAATTAAAATTTTATGACATTGTGAAGATTGAATGGTTTTAACCATCAATTCACGATCCTCCTCACTCATCTCAAGACTGTCTTTGTGAATGATATTCAACAGTTCATAGGAGGTATTATAGCAGTAGCGTAAAATGGACTCTACGGCGATGCCATCTTGTGGAACTTCAAGCTCACCTTTAAGAGGATTGTAGCGTTTATTAAACGTGCCACCTGTGTTAATAATCAGGATTTTTTCCATCATTAAACCTTTTGGTGAATTTGAATTTTTTGTGGGTCAAAAAGCTCTGTTGCTCTTTGAACGAAAGGGGTATTAAGAACTTCTTTAGCGTCAATTTCCCGTTGACCTGCCATTATGGCTCCTGCGGCACAGCTGTCGCTTTGAGGTGCATCTTCAAACGCTACACTTTCGATCATCGAAGCGCTTTGATCGTTTGCGCTCAGTTCTGCTTCACTCATTTGCAATTCATAGTTAGGATCAAACGAAGGTTCAGGTTTTGGCTCAGGTGGAAGCACGTGCATTTTAGTGATTTTTATTTTTGTTTCCAAACCAAAAAGCTCTTGGACAAAGTGCTTGATAATGCTGTAATGAGTATTCAGCGTTTTACTCGCTTCTCCTTCTGCACTTGAACTGAGCATCAGCTGTTCTTCTGAAAAACTATCAAACCGAATATGCTTTTTAAAACAATCACCTAGCTCCGCGTTACGATCGAGCAATTTGTCGCACAGGCGGGCAAAAAGCATCTCCGAAGTGACGCCTTGATCTTTTACATGTAAAGATGTTTCTTCAACTTCCACAGGAGTTGTTGGTGCTTCTGAAACATCTGTTTTAGCATGAGCCGTTGTTGGAAGGCGAAATTTTTCATTTTCAAGTGAGTCGATCATCTCTTCAATGGTTTTAATGTTGGTTGCTTCAATCATCTTAAAGAAGATTAACGAGAGCACAAAACCGTTGTTTGCATTGATGTACAAAAGACTTTTAGATTCACTGAGAATCTTGAAAAAACGTTCATACAGCAGTGTTGAAAAACGGCGATCTTGTGCAAAAAAGGCATTTTTAAGATAAGCAATTAACTCATCTATGACGATTTCGCACTCATAACTTTCAAGCTCTTTAATAATGCCGAGCATCTCATTTTTATTGCCACTTAAAATCGTTGTAAAAATTGTTTCAAGTTGATTAGGATCTAAAAGCCCTAACATCGTTGCAACATTCTCAGGCGTAATGTAGCCTTTGGAATAAATAATGGCTTGATCCATGAGAGTCAACGTATCGCGCAGTGAACCATTGCCTGCACGGCTGAGCATCTCTAATGCCTCTTTTTCATATTCAATATTTTCAAGATGGAGAATATGGCAAAGGTGATTAACGACGTCACTTTGCTTAATCTGTTTAAAACGAAAGTGCTGTGCACGCGATAAAATTGTTGCTGGAAGCTTTAGAGGATCAGTGGTTGCAAGGATGAATTTCACATAACTTGGAGGCTCTTCCAGTGTCTTTAAAAGCGCATTAAACGCTTGCGTGGTCAGCATATGGACTTCATCGATAATGAAGATTTTAAAACGCGCACTGGTAGGTTTGTATTTGGTACTTTCAATGAGTTCACGAATGTCATCAATACCACGATTGGATGCTGCGTCCATCTCGATGATGTCGATATGACGGTTTTCGTTGGCACTTAAGCAGTGTTCACACACTTCGCAGGGTGTTGAGGTTGGACCTTGCTCACAGACAAGAGCCTTAGCAAAGATACGTGCTGTTGAAGTTTTTCCACTTCCACGAAGCCCAGAAAAGAGATAGGCATGAGAGAGTCTATCTTGGTTAAGTGCTAAACTAAGCGTTTGAGTAATCGACTCTTGGCCGATTAGCTTATCAAAGGATGAAGGACGATATTTTAGAGCAAGTACTTGATGTGACACGTAAAGACCTTTATCTAATTTATAACCAATTTTACACTATTTTGAGATTTTTTCCAAAACCTTGCTCTGCCAATATCCTTGGCAATTTTTAGTGTCATAGTGGCTAACTCAATCAAAAAAGTTTTGCTTTTTTGACGTTCTGAACTAGACTTTTAAAAAAAGTCTAGTCATTCATAATAGAGAGTAGTTCTTCATTGTCCTTGGTTTTAAGCATTTTTGCATACAAGAATTTAAGTGCTTCAATGTCATCCATTTGGCTGATAGCACTTCTAAGAGCCCAAATTTTTTGAAGACGATCAGGGGTAAGAAGAAGTTCTTCTTTACGTGTGCCAGATTTCATGATATTAATCGCTGGGTAGATTCTTCGATCTGAGATATTTCTATCAAGAACAATTTCGCTGTTACCTGTACCTTTAAACTCTTCAAAGATAACTTCGTCCATTCGACTTCCAGTCTCGATCAATGCTGTTGAGATGATGGTTAAACTGCCGCCATTTTCGATATTTCTCGCCGCTCCAAAAAAACGTTTTGGTTTATGAAGCGCGTTGGCATCGACACCACCACTTAAAACTTTACCACTGGAAGGGGTCACCGTATTGTAAGCACGAGCAAGTCTCGTGATAGAATCTAAAAGGATAATGACATCTTTACCCATTTCCACACGACGTTTGGCTTTTTCAATGACAAGGTTAGCGACACGAACATGGTTCGATGCGGGCATATCAAAGGTTGAGCTATACACTTCACCTTGGACACAACGTTGCATATCGGTCACCTCTTCAGGTCTCTCATCAACCAATAAAACAATGAGTTCAGATTCAGGATGATTGCGAGCGATGCCGTGTGCAAGTTCTTTCATAAGTTCGGTTTTACCACTTCTTGGAGGTGCAACGATCAATCCACGTTGACCTTTACCGATTGGGGTAAAAAGATCCAGTACGCGACCTGTGATTTTCATTGGATCGTATTCAAGTTTAATTTTTTCGGTAGGGTAAAGAGGTGTTAGGTTTTCAAAAAGAGGGCGTTTTTTGCTCTCTACAAGAGGGAGATAGTTAATGGCTTCAATTTTAAGAAGGGCGTAGTAACGCTCTTGGTCTTTTGGAGGTCTCACTTGTCCTGTGACAATGTCACCGGTACGAAGCGCAAATTTTTTGACTTGGGTACTGCTGACGTAGGCATCGTTGGCGCTGTCTGAGAAGTTGGCATCGGTGGCACGTAGGAAACCATACCCTTCACCCGCAATCTCCAAAATACCCGTAAAAAGAATGAATCCACCTTGGTTAACTTGCGATTTTAAGATCTCAAACATCAAATCTTGGCGTTTAAGTTCATTGGGGTTTTCAATGCCAAGTTCTGCAGCAATCTCTAAAAGTTTTTCAAGTGGCGTAGTTCGAAGCCCCTCTATTTTGTAACCATCTACGGGAATATGGGTTCGTGATTTGTTATAGTGTGTTGGTTTTGCTTGTACGTTTCCATTTGTATTACCGTTGGGTTGGGCTGTATTCGCGCAGGGTTGATTGTTTGAGGTGGGAGTGTTTCCGCTCATTGTGCCTTCTTTGTTGTTAGTTTGATCGTTCATGAAGCTAGAGTCTCTTAATATGGTGAAAGATTCCCAAAGATAGAGTTGCTTGAGTCGATTGTTATGAGACTACTTTGTGAGAATTTCTAAAAAGTAGTGATGGTGTAATTTTAGTCAAAGTGGCAAGATTTGTCAAGGTGGGCTAAAGAGAAAAAAGATAAAATGGCGCTCATAAATTGTAAGCTCAAAAGAAGTAAAGAATGAATGATTTAGTGCATTTGGCAATTATTATGGATGGCAATGGCAGATGGGCACAGCGTCAAGGCAAAGAGCGCTCTTTTGGACACAAGGAAGGCGCTAAAAAGGTACGAGAGATTACCAAATATGCTGCAAAAATGGGCATCAAATACCTCACACTCTACGCCTTTAGCACTGAAAACTGGAATCGCCCAAAAGCCGAAGTTAGCGTTTTGATGAAACTGCTTTCCAAGTATTTGCACAGTGAAATTCCTATACTTCTTGAAAATAATATCTGTTTTGATGTCATTGGTGATATGAGCAAACTTTCATCTTCTTTGCAAAAAGAGATCGCTTATGCGAAAGAGGCAACACAGCACTGCACGGGGCTAAGGCAAATCTTGGCGATCAATTATGGTGCCCAAGATGAGATTCTTCGCGCCATCAATAAATCTTTACATGTAAAGGGTGAAATAACCAAAGAGATTTTAGAAGCGCATCTTGATACAGCAGGCATTCCGTCTGTGGATCTGCTCCTTCGAACAGGGGGCGATTGTCGTCTTTCGAATTTTTTACTATGGCAATCTGCCTATGCGGAACTTTTCTTCACAAAAACCTTATGGCCTGAATTTTCAATGGGAGAATTAGAAGCTATTATTTCCGAATATAAAACATCTGAAAGACGATATGGCAAAGTTTAGTCAAGAAACAAAAGTATGACATTTTAAAAATGGTATAATTAGAAAGAATTACAAATATCAATAAACAGAATAGTGCTATACTAATGTGAAAAGTTTTGATAATTCGTTAAACTATAGTGAGTTATCATGAAAAAAATTATTTTAATTGTCTTGTTTTGCTTATGTCAATATGTGAGTGCTGAAGAGGCTCTTCGCCTTGGAATTTTAGCGTTTCGCCCAAAAGAGCAGGCGTTACTTCAGTGGCAACCTTTTGCAACTTACCTCCAAAATACCATCGGGAAACCTATATCCCTTCAAATCTATAATTATCCAGAATTCACACAAGCAGTTGCCAATCACGAGGTTGACATCATCTTGACCAATCCAGGGCATTACATCGTTTTAAAAAATAAGTTCAAACTCTCTGCCCCTCTTGTGACACAAATCACACAAAAAGATCATTTTACACTCACCCAATTTGCAGGCGTTATATTTACACGCCACGATTCACCGATTTTAACATTACATGATATAGAATATAAACAGATTGCTGTAACCAATACCAATTCTCTTGGTGGGTATCAGATGCAAGCCTATGAGTTGGCAAATAGCGGTATTGCTCCTCATGATACACGTTTAGTCATAACAGGAATGCCCCACGACAAGGTTATTGAAGCAGTACTTTCGCATAAAGCCGATGTGGGATTCGTGCGTACGAATGTCCTTGAAGATATGATTCATGAGGGAAAATTAGCATTATCCGATATTAAAATTATCAATGAACAAACAGATCAAAAATTTCCATTTATTCACTCTACTAAACTTTATCCCGAATGGCCTTTGGTTGTTGTGCCAAACTTTGATGAGCATATTGCGCGTGACTTAACCGTAGCGCTTTTAGCACTTCCCTCCCAGAGTGAAGCTGCTACTCGTGCTCATATTCATGGATTCACAGTTCCTGCGGATTACAAAGGGGTAGAAGATGCGCTGCGAACGCTTCGTGTACCACCTTTTGAAAAAGCGCCCAATTTTACCTTAGCAGATTTTTGGTCACGATATTCTAATTACATCACAGGAATATTATCTATTTTTCTTGTTTTTCTTATGAGCATTGGTGTGCAGTTGTATAGGCAAAACAAACAAATACGTCAAAATGAAAAATACCTACTTTCAGCTCAAGATAGCTTGCAAAGCACTATAGATGCTATTCCTGATACGCTGTTTGAAATGAGTTTAGATGGCGTTTATTTTCGTGTGGGAAGAGCGCATGCTCATTTTTCTTCTATGTTGGAAAATTTTATTGGTAAAAATGTCAATGATATTTATCCAAGTCACGTTGCTCTTGTTTTTATGGAAGCACTTCAGGAAGCCAATAAAAAAGGGCGTGCCTTTGGGTTTCAGTATGCTTTAGAGG from Sulfurospirillum diekertiae includes:
- the uppS gene encoding polyprenyl diphosphate synthase, encoding MNDLVHLAIIMDGNGRWAQRQGKERSFGHKEGAKKVREITKYAAKMGIKYLTLYAFSTENWNRPKAEVSVLMKLLSKYLHSEIPILLENNICFDVIGDMSKLSSSLQKEIAYAKEATQHCTGLRQILAINYGAQDEILRAINKSLHVKGEITKEILEAHLDTAGIPSVDLLLRTGGDCRLSNFLLWQSAYAELFFTKTLWPEFSMGELEAIISEYKTSERRYGKV
- the rho gene encoding transcription termination factor Rho, yielding MSGNTPTSNNQPCANTAQPNGNTNGNVQAKPTHYNKSRTHIPVDGYKIEGLRTTPLEKLLEIAAELGIENPNELKRQDLMFEILKSQVNQGGFILFTGILEIAGEGYGFLRATDANFSDSANDAYVSSTQVKKFALRTGDIVTGQVRPPKDQERYYALLKIEAINYLPLVESKKRPLFENLTPLYPTEKIKLEYDPMKITGRVLDLFTPIGKGQRGLIVAPPRSGKTELMKELAHGIARNHPESELIVLLVDERPEEVTDMQRCVQGEVYSSTFDMPASNHVRVANLVIEKAKRRVEMGKDVIILLDSITRLARAYNTVTPSSGKVLSGGVDANALHKPKRFFGAARNIENGGSLTIISTALIETGSRMDEVIFEEFKGTGNSEIVLDRNISDRRIYPAINIMKSGTRKEELLLTPDRLQKIWALRSAISQMDDIEALKFLYAKMLKTKDNEELLSIMND
- a CDS encoding DNA polymerase III subunit gamma/tau yields the protein MSHQVLALKYRPSSFDKLIGQESITQTLSLALNQDRLSHAYLFSGLRGSGKTSTARIFAKALVCEQGPTSTPCEVCEHCLSANENRHIDIIEMDAASNRGIDDIRELIESTKYKPTSARFKIFIIDEVHMLTTQAFNALLKTLEEPPSYVKFILATTDPLKLPATILSRAQHFRFKQIKQSDVVNHLCHILHLENIEYEKEALEMLSRAGNGSLRDTLTLMDQAIIYSKGYITPENVATMLGLLDPNQLETIFTTILSGNKNEMLGIIKELESYECEIVIDELIAYLKNAFFAQDRRFSTLLYERFFKILSESKSLLYINANNGFVLSLIFFKMIEATNIKTIEEMIDSLENEKFRLPTTAHAKTDVSEAPTTPVEVEETSLHVKDQGVTSEMLFARLCDKLLDRNAELGDCFKKHIRFDSFSEEQLMLSSSAEGEASKTLNTHYSIIKHFVQELFGLETKIKITKMHVLPPEPKPEPSFDPNYELQMSEAELSANDQSASMIESVAFEDAPQSDSCAAGAIMAGQREIDAKEVLNTPFVQRATELFDPQKIQIHQKV
- a CDS encoding EI24 domain-containing protein; translated protein: MTQPIPKTNIFALALGDTFSPRVLLISLLSFILTLFVFIGAIWLLFGGVGALSAWIAQSLQSFEGSVEQSWFLSMISLLFITKTIVAILFFFTSAMVVYYLFLMVYSVIVGLFASYFIKEIGILYYPSVAFRGIGLLSYVWIVLKTLLWTTLMFLLLSPLVFIPLFNFVLLVPVFYLFHKLLVLDVASMINSKEEYLALKKLYAGQMRGISLICFALTVIPFLGVVIYPYYVIVMSHFLFRKTEELRAL
- a CDS encoding asparaginase domain-containing protein — protein: MEKILIINTGGTFNKRYNPLKGELEVPQDGIAVESILRYCYNTSYELLNIIHKDSLEMSEEDRELMVKTIQSSQCHKILIVHGTDTMDVTATFLALHVKDKIITLTGAMVPFSIDTVEATSNFMMALGDLMCREKNGVNLAMHGAIASHGSIYKNRQKGIFELC